A single Paenibacillus sp. FSL R5-0517 DNA region contains:
- a CDS encoding peptidylprolyl isomerase, whose protein sequence is MAKQAKIKLANGGEVLIDLFDQEAPNTVANFEKLANSGFYNGLTFHRVIPGFVAQGGCPNGTGAGGPGYTINCEINPNKHERGTLAMAHAGRNTGGSQFYICYQPQPHLDGQHTVFGKVTKGMEFVDALEGKDKMETVEVVEA, encoded by the coding sequence ATGGCGAAACAAGCGAAAATTAAATTGGCAAACGGCGGAGAAGTTCTGATCGATCTGTTCGATCAAGAAGCTCCCAACACAGTAGCAAACTTTGAGAAACTGGCTAACTCCGGTTTCTACAATGGTCTTACATTCCACCGCGTTATCCCGGGCTTCGTAGCTCAAGGCGGATGCCCTAACGGTACTGGTGCAGGTGGCCCAGGTTACACAATCAACTGTGAAATCAACCCGAACAAACATGAGCGTGGAACACTGGCTATGGCACATGCTGGCCGTAACACAGGTGGAAGCCAGTTCTACATCTGCTACCAACCACAACCACATTTGGATGGACAACATACTGTATTTGGTAAAGTAACCAAAGGTATGGAGTTCGTGGACGCTTTGGAAGGTAAAGACAAAATGGAGACTGTTGAAGTTGTAGAAGCTTAA
- the lysA gene encoding diaminopimelate decarboxylase yields the protein MYLHGTSKINAQGHLEIGGVDATDLKEQFGTPLYVVDEQLVRERCREYMEAFRASGLGFQVAYASKAFCVMAMCALAAEEGLSLDVVSDGELFTALQAGFPAERIHFHGNNKTLEEIEMALDAEIGCFVVDNFNELHLLQAVAADKNRKVNILLRVTPGVEAHTHEYISTGQTDSKFGFDIGNGTAFEAIELASKQSNLVLLGVHSHIGSQIFEVEGFQMAVQRVAEFAASVYERLNVAFKVVNLGGGFGIRYIDGDTPLEVAQYVKAITDAVKNHFAQIGYAVPEIWVEPGRSIVGEAGTTLYTVGTSKDIPGVRKYVAVDGGMTDNPRPALYESKYEAVLANRANEAAQETVSVAGKCCESGDMLIWDLDLPKVESGDLLAVACTGAYNYSMASNYNRIRRPAVVFVKDGQGDVVVRRETYQDIIQNDLVPARIGKQPVTR from the coding sequence ATGTATTTACATGGTACAAGTAAAATAAATGCGCAAGGGCATCTGGAGATTGGCGGAGTGGATGCAACAGATCTGAAAGAACAATTTGGAACTCCCCTGTATGTTGTGGACGAGCAATTGGTTCGCGAGCGTTGCAGAGAGTACATGGAAGCATTCCGCGCTTCCGGCTTGGGTTTCCAGGTTGCATATGCAAGTAAAGCATTCTGTGTAATGGCGATGTGTGCACTTGCAGCTGAAGAAGGACTTTCCCTGGATGTTGTATCTGATGGTGAACTGTTCACTGCACTGCAAGCAGGATTCCCGGCTGAGCGCATTCATTTCCATGGTAACAACAAAACGCTGGAAGAAATCGAAATGGCTCTTGATGCAGAGATTGGATGCTTTGTTGTTGATAACTTCAATGAATTGCATCTGTTGCAGGCTGTAGCTGCGGACAAAAATCGTAAAGTAAACATTTTGCTTCGTGTGACGCCTGGTGTTGAGGCCCATACGCATGAATATATTTCCACTGGTCAAACGGATTCCAAATTTGGATTCGATATCGGCAATGGTACAGCATTTGAAGCGATTGAACTGGCTTCCAAGCAGTCTAACCTGGTATTGCTCGGTGTGCATTCCCACATCGGTTCCCAGATCTTCGAAGTTGAAGGCTTCCAGATGGCTGTTCAACGTGTTGCTGAATTTGCAGCAAGCGTATATGAACGTCTTAACGTTGCTTTCAAAGTGGTTAACCTTGGTGGTGGATTCGGAATCCGTTATATCGACGGAGATACACCGCTTGAAGTTGCGCAATACGTGAAGGCTATTACAGACGCAGTTAAAAATCATTTTGCCCAAATTGGCTATGCCGTACCTGAGATCTGGGTTGAACCAGGCCGTAGCATCGTGGGTGAAGCGGGAACAACGCTGTATACCGTTGGAACAAGCAAAGACATTCCGGGCGTGCGTAAATACGTTGCTGTTGACGGTGGTATGACCGATAACCCTCGTCCTGCTTTGTATGAATCCAAGTACGAAGCTGTGCTTGCTAATCGTGCGAATGAGGCTGCTCAGGAAACGGTATCCGTTGCGGGTAAATGTTGTGAGAGTGGCGATATGCTGATCTGGGATCTGGACCTGCCAAAAGTGGAAAGTGGTGATCTGCTCGCTGTAGCTTGCACAGGTGCGTATAACTACTCCATGGCGAGCAACTACAACCGGATTCGTCGCCCAGCTGTTGTGTTTGTCAAAGACGGTCAAGGAGATGTCGTGGTACGCCGTGAGACGTATCAGGATATCATCCAGAATGACCTGGTACCAGCGCGTATTGGCAAACAGCCAGTAACTCGCTAA
- a CDS encoding spore germination protein: MDERTEHTGQEHSEGITEEMLHKSAYEIQKEEEEKAYNKKKQNEMSDSIEESVQYWQENDDISPRMSENKNTLKQVLGLGESFDVDMREMVLGGKHVGLLLLTGFAKDEILLEVLKRLTYLTPDQVSEHALKSYFDCYIPHIQVEKVEKMSAVINKVLTGMSALFVEGDRSVLVMDTRSYPVRSPEEPSLERVVRGSRDGFTETLLTNVTLVRRRIRDPGLKFEIMQVGRRTQTDVCVVYIDDIVDKVQVDSVREKIQRVDIDGIPAADKQLEEAIINKGWNPFPLVRYSERPDVTASHLLEGRVVIFVDTSPSVMILPTTFFDLCEHAEENRQTALMGTYLRWVRFAGILISLFLLPLWLLMVIEPSLKPMGLDFIGPQENVKLPLILQFLLIELGVDLLRMAAVHTPTPLASAMGLIAAILVGDIAVKTGYFVNEVVLYMAIAAIGMFATPSYELGLANRLVRLFLLIAVAIFKVPGLVVGCTLLILALTVHRSYNSSYLWPFIPFNAKALGNFLFRLPLLENKKRPSFNKTRDNTKMSDDPDGELRKSKKHK, from the coding sequence ATGGATGAACGAACGGAGCACACAGGCCAGGAACATAGTGAAGGTATAACGGAAGAGATGCTGCACAAGTCTGCATATGAGATTCAGAAGGAAGAAGAGGAGAAAGCGTACAATAAGAAAAAACAAAATGAGATGTCCGACAGTATTGAGGAATCCGTACAGTATTGGCAGGAAAATGATGATATTTCCCCTCGGATGAGTGAAAACAAAAATACGCTCAAGCAAGTTCTCGGACTTGGGGAATCCTTTGATGTGGATATGAGAGAGATGGTGCTGGGTGGCAAACATGTGGGATTGCTTCTTTTGACGGGTTTTGCCAAGGATGAGATCCTACTGGAAGTATTAAAAAGGTTAACCTATCTCACGCCTGATCAGGTATCCGAGCACGCACTAAAATCTTATTTCGACTGTTACATTCCCCATATACAGGTGGAAAAAGTCGAGAAGATGAGTGCGGTCATTAACAAGGTTCTTACAGGTATGAGTGCATTGTTCGTTGAAGGGGATCGCTCGGTCCTAGTAATGGATACCCGGAGTTACCCGGTTCGTTCACCAGAAGAACCTTCATTGGAAAGGGTAGTCCGAGGTTCCAGAGATGGCTTTACGGAAACCCTCCTGACTAACGTAACCTTGGTGCGCCGCAGAATACGCGACCCTGGACTTAAGTTTGAGATCATGCAGGTGGGGCGGAGAACACAAACCGATGTCTGCGTGGTATACATTGACGATATTGTGGATAAAGTGCAGGTGGACTCAGTCCGTGAGAAAATTCAGCGGGTGGATATCGATGGTATTCCCGCCGCAGATAAACAGCTGGAGGAAGCGATTATCAACAAGGGATGGAATCCATTCCCGCTCGTTCGATATTCGGAGCGGCCGGATGTAACAGCATCCCATCTGCTGGAGGGCAGAGTCGTCATTTTCGTTGATACTTCTCCCAGTGTAATGATTTTGCCAACGACGTTCTTCGACCTGTGTGAACATGCAGAGGAAAATAGACAGACGGCATTGATGGGGACGTATTTACGATGGGTTCGTTTTGCAGGGATTCTCATATCGCTGTTTTTGCTGCCCCTATGGCTTCTCATGGTAATAGAACCTTCGCTCAAACCGATGGGGCTGGACTTCATTGGTCCACAGGAAAATGTGAAGTTGCCTCTGATTTTGCAGTTTCTTCTCATAGAGCTTGGTGTCGATCTATTGCGGATGGCTGCAGTTCATACGCCTACACCTCTGGCATCGGCCATGGGTTTAATCGCGGCCATTCTCGTTGGAGATATCGCCGTGAAAACGGGATACTTTGTTAATGAGGTTGTACTCTATATGGCCATTGCAGCCATTGGAATGTTTGCCACACCAAGTTACGAGTTGGGACTTGCCAACAGGTTAGTCAGACTGTTTTTACTCATAGCAGTAGCGATATTCAAAGTTCCGGGATTGGTTGTTGGCTGTACATTGCTCATATTGGCACTCACCGTTCACCGGTCGTATAATTCTTCGTATCTATGGCCTTTTATACCGTTTAATGCAAAGGCCTTGGGCAACTTTTTATTCCGGCTACCTTTACTGGAAAATAAAAAACGTCCATCATTCAACAAAACCCGTGACAACACCAAAATGTCCGATGATCCGGACGGTGAACTGCGAAAAAGTAAAAAACACAAATGA
- a CDS encoding stage V sporulation protein AB — MRMSVLNGAISIVLGIAGGIAVGSGVIALILVLDMIPRLAQLTQTYDKTHWYEGALIGGSLLGTVADFWHWKMHGVLLLSPIVGLFCGVFIGLLAAALTEVLNVLPVLAKRLGMKPYLFGLLLAMILGKMTGSLFDFFIYQR; from the coding sequence ATGCGGATGAGCGTTCTTAATGGAGCAATCAGCATTGTATTGGGTATTGCGGGAGGAATTGCCGTAGGAAGCGGCGTAATTGCGCTTATTCTGGTGCTCGATATGATTCCCAGGTTGGCTCAACTTACGCAAACGTATGACAAGACTCACTGGTACGAAGGGGCGCTAATCGGTGGTTCACTGCTCGGAACGGTGGCGGACTTCTGGCATTGGAAAATGCATGGGGTGCTGCTGCTTAGCCCGATCGTAGGGTTGTTCTGTGGTGTGTTCATCGGTCTGCTCGCCGCAGCACTCACCGAGGTGCTTAATGTACTGCCCGTGCTAGCTAAACGATTAGGCATGAAACCTTATTTGTTTGGATTACTGCTCGCTATGATTTTGGGTAAAATGACAGGTTCCCTGTTTGATTTCTTTATATATCAACGGTAA
- a CDS encoding stage V sporulation protein AA gives MSQTPTPMVYVRLRSRIRIQRGRAVKLGDIAHVLTTSENQESRLLELELLRPGPEDGNLILIDILQIIPRIRHILPEVSVELMGSGHTLVEVIAGNGQPSKSLFILVWLLLFFGSALTIMNFHADVNMQEVQIRIVEMLTGHRDEHPYLFQVAYSIGIGFGMAVFFNHLFKKKWNEEPTPLEVEMFLYQQNVDQYVVIEESERMHEQERREMNADERS, from the coding sequence ATGTCTCAGACGCCCACTCCAATGGTCTACGTTCGACTGCGCAGCCGCATTCGCATCCAGAGGGGCAGGGCAGTCAAGCTTGGAGACATTGCACATGTACTGACCACTTCTGAAAATCAGGAGAGCAGGCTACTGGAGCTTGAACTTTTACGTCCTGGACCGGAGGATGGCAATCTGATCCTCATTGATATATTACAGATTATTCCCCGAATTCGGCACATCTTGCCGGAGGTCAGTGTTGAACTGATGGGATCAGGTCATACGTTGGTTGAAGTCATCGCGGGAAATGGTCAACCTTCCAAGTCTCTGTTTATTTTGGTGTGGCTACTGCTTTTCTTCGGATCAGCCTTAACCATAATGAATTTTCATGCCGATGTGAACATGCAGGAAGTTCAGATTCGAATTGTGGAGATGCTCACTGGGCATCGGGACGAACATCCCTACCTGTTCCAAGTGGCATATTCGATTGGCATTGGATTCGGAATGGCAGTATTTTTTAATCACTTGTTCAAGAAAAAGTGGAATGAGGAGCCTACCCCGCTGGAAGTGGAGATGTTCCTATACCAGCAAAATGTAGATCAATATGTGGTCATCGAGGAAAGCGAACGGATGCATGAGCAGGAACGCAGGGAGATGAATGCGGATGAGCGTTCTTAA
- the sigF gene encoding RNA polymerase sporulation sigma factor SigF, with the protein MDAEVKPSSQTYLDDAEVKRLIALSQSGDHVSRDTLVNCNIRLVWSVVQRFMNRGYDPEDLFQIGCIGLLKSVDKFDLSYDVKFSTYAVPMIIGEIQRFLRDDGTLKVSRSLKEMANKVRKKRDELSKHLDRLPTIKEVAAELGVTPEEVVFAQEANKPPTSIHETVFENDGDPITLMDQIADESQERWFDKLALNEAIGGLSERERLIVYLRYYRDQTQSEVASRLGISQVQVSRLEKKILQSIRDQIAQ; encoded by the coding sequence ATGGATGCTGAAGTGAAACCATCTTCACAGACCTATTTGGACGATGCCGAGGTCAAACGGCTGATTGCGCTCAGTCAGTCGGGTGACCATGTTTCGCGGGATACGCTGGTGAACTGCAACATCAGACTCGTCTGGTCCGTCGTACAGCGTTTTATGAACAGGGGATATGATCCGGAAGATCTGTTCCAGATTGGTTGTATCGGTCTGCTCAAGTCAGTAGACAAATTTGATCTCAGTTATGACGTGAAGTTCTCAACCTACGCGGTACCGATGATCATCGGAGAAATCCAGCGATTCCTGCGAGATGATGGTACCCTGAAGGTCAGTCGTTCACTGAAAGAGATGGCGAATAAAGTCCGCAAAAAAAGGGACGAACTGTCCAAACACCTGGATCGACTGCCAACGATTAAGGAAGTTGCCGCAGAGTTGGGAGTAACCCCGGAGGAAGTCGTATTTGCCCAGGAAGCCAACAAACCGCCGACCTCTATCCATGAGACGGTATTTGAGAATGACGGTGATCCCATTACATTAATGGACCAGATTGCCGACGAGTCTCAGGAACGTTGGTTTGACAAACTGGCGCTGAACGAAGCCATCGGTGGTCTCAGCGAGCGGGAGCGTTTAATCGTCTATCTCCGGTATTACCGGGATCAGACGCAGTCCGAGGTTGCCAGCAGGCTGGGTATATCTCAGGTGCAGGTATCCCGTCTGGAGAAAAAAATACTGCAATCCATCCGCGACCAGATCGCGCAGTGA
- the spoIIAB gene encoding anti-sigma F factor, giving the protein MNEGTGTNFMNLQFAAKSENESFARVTVAAFISQLDPTMDELSDLKTVISEAVTNSIIHGYNNNSEGVVSIQAEIREDMITIIVEDRGEGIEDLELAKQPLYTSKPELERSGMGFTIMENFMDEFEVSSEPGRGTSIKMKKRIESKKALYN; this is encoded by the coding sequence ATGAATGAAGGAACAGGGACAAATTTCATGAATCTGCAATTCGCGGCCAAGTCAGAGAATGAATCGTTTGCACGGGTAACCGTTGCTGCATTTATCTCCCAGCTTGATCCAACAATGGACGAGCTCAGTGACCTGAAGACGGTCATTTCGGAAGCCGTGACCAACAGCATCATCCATGGATACAACAACAACTCTGAAGGTGTTGTCTCTATCCAGGCCGAGATTCGGGAAGACATGATCACGATTATTGTGGAAGACCGCGGTGAAGGTATCGAAGATCTTGAACTAGCCAAGCAGCCGTTATATACGTCCAAACCCGAACTTGAGCGGTCGGGCATGGGCTTCACCATTATGGAAAACTTTATGGATGAATTCGAAGTCAGCAGTGAGCCCGGCAGAGGCACCTCCATCAAGATGAAAAAAAGGATTGAATCCAAGAAAGCATTGTATAATTAG
- the spoIIAA gene encoding anti-sigma F factor antagonist: protein MNLHVEMEHHRGILIVRLSGELDHHTADMVRMQMDEAIQRRQSEHLVLSLKDLQFMDSSGLGVILGRYKLIKNKGGKMVVCDVNSPVYRLLEMSGLFKIMPIYENEGTALSGLEVVS from the coding sequence GTGAACTTGCATGTGGAAATGGAACACCATCGCGGGATTCTGATTGTACGATTATCCGGGGAGCTGGATCACCATACAGCTGACATGGTACGGATGCAAATGGATGAAGCCATCCAGCGGAGACAAAGCGAGCATCTGGTACTCAGTCTGAAAGATCTGCAATTTATGGATAGTTCGGGCCTGGGTGTCATTTTGGGAAGATACAAGCTCATTAAGAACAAAGGCGGCAAGATGGTGGTCTGTGACGTCAATTCGCCGGTGTACCGTTTGCTGGAAATGTCGGGTCTGTTCAAGATAATGCCGATATATGAAAATGAGGGAACTGCTCTCTCAGGTCTGGAGGTCGTCTCATGA
- a CDS encoding D-alanyl-D-alanine carboxypeptidase family protein: MASTALAEETPKAAGGTDLAPSARSAILMDADTGTVIYEKNSHDQLPPASITKIMTMLLTIEAIDSGKLKLTDKVRTSEYAASMGGSQIFLEPGEEMTVDDMLKGIAMASGNDASVAMAEKIAGSEESFVQLMNERAKELGMKDTHFANCNGLPVDNHYSSAHDIAVMSRELLKHSGITKYTGAYQDYLRKDSEKPFWLVNTNKLVRFYEGADGLKTGYTSEAKFCLSATASKEGLRVVSVVLGEPNTKTRNSEVSSMFDYAFSQYTMKALYKAGDLLGSLKIEKGEVAELPLNATQNYSVLMRKGAKSNDIRHELLVAKELKAPIKAGQSIGKLVVYQGNDVIKEFDIQAPQDVNKAGWWKLFKRTTSNLFD; this comes from the coding sequence ATGGCATCAACGGCATTGGCTGAAGAAACACCGAAGGCAGCGGGAGGGACGGATCTTGCCCCGTCGGCACGCTCTGCGATCCTAATGGATGCGGACACAGGAACCGTCATATATGAGAAAAACAGTCATGATCAGCTGCCTCCGGCGAGCATTACAAAAATTATGACCATGCTGCTTACAATCGAAGCGATCGACTCCGGCAAGCTGAAGCTGACAGATAAAGTAAGAACGAGCGAATATGCAGCTTCCATGGGCGGTTCGCAGATCTTTCTGGAGCCTGGGGAAGAGATGACCGTTGATGACATGTTAAAAGGGATCGCGATGGCTTCGGGCAATGATGCCTCAGTGGCTATGGCTGAGAAGATTGCTGGTTCGGAGGAATCCTTTGTACAGCTGATGAATGAGCGTGCGAAGGAGCTTGGCATGAAGGATACTCATTTTGCCAACTGTAACGGTCTGCCGGTGGATAATCATTATTCGTCAGCCCACGACATTGCCGTCATGAGTCGTGAACTGCTGAAGCATTCCGGGATTACGAAGTACACCGGTGCCTATCAGGATTATCTTCGCAAAGACTCGGAAAAGCCATTCTGGCTGGTGAACACGAACAAGCTGGTTCGTTTTTATGAAGGGGCAGATGGTTTGAAAACAGGTTATACATCCGAAGCGAAGTTCTGCTTGTCCGCAACAGCGTCCAAGGAGGGACTGCGTGTCGTTTCCGTGGTACTTGGTGAACCAAATACCAAAACACGAAATAGCGAAGTGTCATCGATGTTTGATTATGCCTTTAGTCAATATACGATGAAGGCTCTCTACAAGGCAGGGGATCTGCTGGGCAGTCTGAAGATCGAAAAAGGTGAAGTTGCCGAATTGCCTCTGAATGCCACGCAAAATTATAGTGTGCTGATGCGCAAAGGAGCGAAATCCAATGACATCCGGCATGAATTGCTGGTTGCCAAAGAATTGAAAGCTCCGATCAAGGCTGGACAAAGTATAGGTAAACTGGTGGTGTACCAGGGCAATGACGTCATTAAGGAATTCGACATTCAGGCTCCACAGGACGTGAATAAAGCTGGCTGGTGGAAGCTGTTTAAACGGACTACGTCCAACCTGTTTGATTAA
- a CDS encoding purine-nucleoside phosphorylase, protein MTALNQQMISEAASYIQSKSSIKPEVGLILGSGLGVLAELIEDGVSIAYQDIPHFPVSTVEGHEGELLVGTIKGRPVVMMKGRFHMYEGYGPELTAFPVRVMKELGVSSLFVTNAAGGVNTSYEAGDLMLISDHLNLTGKNPLIGPNDAALGVRFPDLSEAYSRRLRALAKDTAASQGFNVREGVYAGMLGPNYETPAEIKMLRTLGADAVGMSTVSEVIVARHAGLEVLGISCISNMAAGILDQPLSHDEVMETTERVRESFLALVLAVIPQM, encoded by the coding sequence ATGACAGCATTAAACCAACAAATGATTTCGGAAGCAGCCTCTTATATTCAAAGCAAAAGCTCCATCAAGCCGGAAGTCGGTTTGATTTTAGGTTCGGGTCTTGGCGTACTGGCAGAACTGATTGAAGATGGCGTAAGCATCGCTTATCAGGATATTCCACATTTTCCGGTGTCCACAGTAGAAGGGCATGAAGGTGAGCTATTGGTCGGCACCATTAAAGGCCGTCCAGTCGTGATGATGAAAGGCCGCTTCCACATGTACGAAGGATATGGTCCGGAATTGACAGCTTTCCCGGTACGAGTAATGAAAGAACTGGGTGTAAGCAGCTTGTTTGTAACCAATGCAGCGGGCGGCGTGAACACGTCGTATGAAGCTGGAGATTTGATGCTGATCTCTGATCACTTGAATCTTACAGGCAAAAATCCACTGATCGGACCCAATGACGCTGCCCTGGGCGTGCGTTTCCCTGATCTGTCCGAAGCCTATAGCCGCCGTTTGCGTGCGCTGGCGAAGGATACGGCGGCTTCACAAGGTTTTAACGTACGTGAAGGGGTATACGCAGGTATGCTTGGTCCGAACTACGAGACACCAGCAGAGATCAAAATGCTGCGTACATTGGGCGCAGACGCAGTGGGCATGTCCACTGTATCTGAAGTGATCGTGGCACGCCATGCAGGTCTAGAAGTGCTAGGTATTTCCTGTATCAGTAACATGGCTGCCGGAATTCTGGACCAGCCGCTGTCACATGATGAGGTGATGGAAACGACGGAGCGTGTTCGTGAGTCGTTCCTGGCGCTGGTATTGGCTGTTATTCCACAAATGTAA
- a CDS encoding tyrosine recombinase, with product MKQTIHAYALYLEDDKGMSSSTLESYLRDVDKFIEFADKEFGIRKADQVRRTHVVLFAGQLKQAGRANATIARSIVSLRSYFHFLMRRGEIIQDPTFDVEAPKADKSPPQVLSIQEIEQLLTAPDIRSPQGVRDRAMLELLYATGIRVSELIALDIRDVQPGMRFIRCGGAGKERILPIGAPAAHWASVYVEEFRNKLLKTDSDEQALFVNVSGRRLTRQGFWKLLKKAAVDAGISDEITPHTLRHSFAAHLIANGADTRAVQDMLGHVEQPGQQYGNHGRKTMKEIYETHHPRAK from the coding sequence ATGAAACAGACGATACACGCCTATGCCTTATACTTGGAAGATGATAAAGGGATGTCGAGCAGCACACTTGAATCGTATCTCCGAGACGTGGACAAGTTCATTGAATTTGCAGATAAGGAATTTGGCATACGCAAAGCCGATCAGGTCAGACGCACGCATGTCGTCCTGTTTGCAGGTCAGCTCAAACAGGCAGGACGTGCTAACGCAACCATTGCCCGCAGCATCGTATCTCTGCGCTCCTACTTTCACTTTTTGATGCGCCGGGGGGAGATTATACAGGACCCTACGTTTGATGTGGAAGCTCCCAAGGCGGACAAGTCGCCACCACAGGTATTAAGTATACAGGAGATCGAACAACTGCTGACAGCGCCTGATATTCGTTCACCGCAGGGTGTGAGAGATCGAGCGATGCTTGAACTGTTATATGCTACAGGTATTCGGGTCTCGGAACTGATTGCGCTGGACATTCGGGATGTACAGCCAGGCATGCGTTTTATACGATGCGGTGGAGCGGGCAAAGAACGCATTCTTCCCATCGGTGCACCCGCTGCACATTGGGCAAGTGTATATGTGGAGGAATTCCGCAACAAATTGCTCAAAACCGATTCGGACGAGCAGGCACTGTTCGTGAATGTATCTGGCAGACGTTTAACCCGGCAGGGCTTCTGGAAGCTGCTCAAAAAAGCGGCAGTGGATGCAGGAATCTCGGATGAAATTACACCGCATACACTGCGTCATTCCTTTGCGGCACACCTGATTGCCAATGGGGCGGACACACGTGCGGTTCAGGACATGCTGGGGCACGTAGAGCAGCCGGGGCAACAATATGGCAACCATGGTCGCAAAACCATGAAAGAAATCTATGAAACCCATCACCCGAGGGCAAAATAG
- a CDS encoding DUF4227 family protein has protein sequence MIISVRRGLRFIRFIIFFAALVYLFYHVLDLFNGWISPVDQYQMPTGNAIKVFQETDWPGNGEGRPTMAERLRLFYWYGE, from the coding sequence ATGATTATATCAGTGCGGAGAGGGCTCCGTTTTATTCGATTTATTATATTTTTTGCTGCACTAGTCTATCTGTTCTATCATGTTCTGGATCTGTTCAATGGCTGGATCTCACCTGTGGACCAGTATCAGATGCCGACTGGCAATGCAATCAAAGTATTTCAGGAAACGGATTGGCCGGGTAATGGAGAAGGACGTCCTACGATGGCAGAGCGTCTCCGTTTGTTCTATTGGTACGGGGAGTAG
- a CDS encoding Fur family transcriptional regulator codes for MEARIDKIKQQLQSQGYKLTPQREATVRVLLENEEDHLSAEDVFMLVKEKAPEIGLATVYRTLELLSELHVVEKINFGDGVARYDLRGDTSKHHHHHLICVQCGSMDEIREDWLGPLEERLEREFNFSVVDHRLDFHGICYRCKAKNEQKPKDEE; via the coding sequence ATGGAAGCACGGATTGATAAAATTAAGCAGCAACTACAGTCCCAAGGATATAAATTAACGCCCCAGCGGGAAGCCACCGTAAGAGTACTTCTTGAGAATGAAGAAGATCATCTGAGCGCAGAAGACGTATTCATGCTCGTTAAAGAAAAGGCTCCCGAAATCGGTCTGGCAACCGTGTACCGTACCCTCGAACTGCTGAGTGAGCTGCATGTTGTAGAGAAAATCAACTTCGGCGACGGTGTAGCGCGTTATGATCTGCGCGGAGATACATCCAAGCATCACCATCATCACTTAATCTGTGTTCAATGCGGAAGTATGGATGAAATACGTGAAGACTGGCTTGGACCGCTTGAAGAGCGTTTGGAGCGGGAATTCAACTTTTCGGTAGTAGATCACCGACTGGATTTTCATGGAATTTGTTATCGTTGCAAAGCTAAAAATGAACAGAAACCCAAAGATGAAGAATAA
- the spoIIM gene encoding stage II sporulation protein M, with protein sequence MRSSYFTFKGQTSLYVFVAVLFLVGVIFGALMVNALSLDQRQDLEGYLGNFFMTVQHSAQMTETGAYWDIAMLHLKWVGLIFILGLSVVGLPGILVLDFLKGVLIGFTVGYLVGQYSWKGLLFALVSVAPHNLFVIPILLICSVAAMTFSLYIIRNRVLMQRTPGRQRPFASYIVLTLVMAAMLLGVASFETWVTPAMMRWVTPMLLPA encoded by the coding sequence ATGCGCTCATCCTACTTTACATTTAAAGGTCAGACTTCGTTATATGTATTCGTGGCTGTCTTGTTTCTGGTCGGCGTCATTTTTGGCGCGCTTATGGTGAATGCATTGTCTCTTGATCAACGCCAGGATCTGGAGGGTTATCTCGGTAATTTCTTCATGACCGTGCAGCACAGTGCACAGATGACAGAGACCGGGGCCTATTGGGACATCGCCATGCTTCATCTAAAATGGGTAGGTCTAATCTTTATTCTGGGTTTATCCGTCGTTGGACTGCCTGGTATACTGGTTCTGGATTTTCTGAAAGGTGTGCTCATTGGATTCACTGTGGGTTACCTGGTTGGACAGTATTCTTGGAAAGGGCTGCTGTTTGCACTGGTTTCCGTGGCACCACATAATCTATTTGTCATTCCAATCCTTCTGATCTGCAGTGTGGCGGCGATGACATTCTCGCTATACATCATTCGCAATCGTGTTTTGATGCAGCGAACACCCGGTCGACAAAGGCCGTTTGCTTCATATATAGTGTTAACTTTGGTTATGGCTGCAATGCTGCTCGGCGTGGCGTCTTTCGAAACATGGGTTACACCTGCGATGATGCGCTGGGTCACGCCAATGCTACTACCGGCATAA